GAAGTCTTAACATTTAAGGCTAATGCTTTTAAAATGTGAGGTCAATTAGACTAATGGTAAAATCTGGGAAACAATTAAAATGGACTTGACCATTGAATAAACTTGACTCAATTAAACCAAGGGTAATGTCACTAAAGTCAGTAAACCTTTCATATTTTAGACATAAATGAATAGAGACATTAAGACCTTTTCTAGTTAAGGGTTTAACACCGATTTGGACTAATCCTATGTGAAGAAAATTATGGCCAtcttttttgtgtttcttaAATGACTCTGGCATAAAAAGCTGGCAAGTTTCGTGTTGTTTACTTACAACATAAATTTGTTCAACATATTTAGTGTGGTGTTCACTTTTAAATGAAGAAAGACTCAGTTTTTTTCTTATAGATTATTAGGGACTCTAGGAATATTCCAATCACGTATATCGTTTGACTGAAACTCTATATGTTCTTCGTTAATTATGTCTGGAATCCTATTGAGAGATGAACTAAACTAAGTTGGATATATAAAATTTACTCATTTTGGAAAGGAAATGGATAACTGGACTAAAACTAAAAAGATTGAAAGTGATAGGAAACTAAACTTAAGATCCTATAGATTACTACTCACTTTGCTCCTCTCATGCCGCACACACTCATACCTCACCTGAGATTTTGTGTTTGGGCATGGTCTTAATGTTCAGTTGGGAGAGAATAATAGGCTAAAATAAAGTaagataaagaaaaataagacTTAAATCCTTAAAgtaaataacataaatcaCAAACACTTAAcaaaataagtaaaaaaataGATCAACTCAAAATCCACTCCTAGGTGCTAGTCCGCCACATGGGGATTGAGGATGGTATGAAGAACATGTGAATAAATCGACTCAGGAGCCACACCAGGCTATAATCCGTCACCTGTAGACTGAGaagttttaataaataaactaACAACTTTTATAGTGCTGATACCATAAACCGACTGAAGCAtgtaaaaaattaagaaacatAATTTactgaattgaaaagaatttACATAATTTTAAACTTACAAGATGAAACTAATACATATGGATTACAATTGagaatgaaaagaatgaacttaagCAGTAGACCTCAACACATGAGAGACTTTGCGACTAAGGCTAGATTGAGAAGGAGGAAACAGAAAATGAAGTGTGAAAATTGAAAGTGTGTCTAACTCTGGAGTCTGAGGCTCCTTATATAGAAATTACAACACATGTGAAAATTAAAAGTGTGTCTAACTCTGGAGTCTGATTTACTATTCATAAATAGTGGCTTGTCTGTCATGCTTTTATTATGGATGAATAGTGACTTGTACTGTTGCTTTCTATGGAAATGTTGACTTTGAATTTTTTGGGCTTATCAAAATTCGTATGGGTATTGACTGTTTTGGTAATCCGCCCATCTGATTGCTTCGGCGATGCTTCTCGACTATAGGCTGAAGAAGTAGAAGAGCATTATTCACCTTCACTATTAGTAGATAGACTAGCTACTTGTTGTAGGAGTTTCATAGCCAATTCCTTTAATTCATCGGCTTCGGAAGTGGAAGATTTTGTTGTTACTGATCTTGTTTTAATAGTGGATGATGACTGAATTGGTAGAGTCTTGACTAAAGTAGCTACTGGAGTTGTTGACTAGACAGTGACTAGCTTTTTAGATGGAATGATGAAAATTCTTGAGTAAATTGGAATAAGACTCTATATGTCTTGAACTTATCCCACCATTTGACTAGGAAGTACCGTATCACTATATATTCATTTAATTCATAATGCCATTTCAAAATACAAGGGATCTTGTATTTTTCCATGAATTGAAGGGTAGGAGTAAACCTTTTCTCAAATTCTGAGAAAGTCATGATTGAAGCAAATTTAGTAACATCATTTTGGAGGTCTAAGGAAAGAAGGTACTTTGCATACTGAGGTGGTCGTAGTCGAAGTGGTCGCGCATACATAGGAAATTTTACATGCTAATCCAACAAATCGAAAGTAAAATGCACAGAAAGCATGTTTACTAACCCCCAATAATCATTACTGGGGGTCAGTACATAACAACATTACACCTCTAGTTCTCAATTTCGTTGcatacaaagaaaaatatcCGACATACCAATTGTTCACATTCACACCAAATCATGAAGGTTTACTACCCCCCACAAAACATTACTGGGTGTCAGTAATAATTAATGAAGGAAGAAAAGATTTTCTTAATGGTATTTTTTacaacttcattttttttagtgCATTGTTCCTGTCCTTTGAAGCCCATTTTCGCTTCGCATCTCTCATATTGCGTTTATACACATTTTCTTGTACTACCTGCAATTTAAATGAATCAATTAGTAatgtttaagaaaaaaaaatcaatacattagaaactaaTTGACTTGGTTGGCTTCTTACATTATCTGACCCAATTAgttctgaaagaaaaacaaatgcaTCGGGTTTGGGTCTGGGACTGCTGAAGCTGTCAACTGCCAAGATTACATTATAATTGAGTTATGAATATTAAAATTTTCCCTACATTTTTACCAGTGTTTCAGATGCGACGCCGAGGCGTCGCCGGTGCGCGCTTGCCGGCGGAGCGAAGGAGAAAAGCCTCACTGCCTGAAACCCAGGCGAGGCGATGGAAACCAGGCGAGGCGATAGAAAGGCGACCGCCGGAGCGACGGAGCGACGGAGTGAGCGACGGAGCGATGCGAAGCGAATCGACTTCAATCTCGGGCCCAGCAGCTACCCAAGTCGCAGGTCGGTTTGGGTTGTTTGAGAGTGCTCCGAAGAGACCAGTGCTCCGGCCGGAACGTCGCCGCGTCGCAGGAGGCAGGACTTCTTCTTGGCTCGCATGATTCTTCAGGCTCCAAGAGACGACTTCTCCAGTGTTCCGGCCGTCATCTTTATTGAAGAGACACCGGTGCTCCGGCCATCGCAGCCTCGCAGGACCTCTTCATCGATCGCAACATCGCACTTCCTGGGCTCGCAAAATCGCTTCTTGGATCGCAGCAGGCGGTGCGAGGGTCGAACCGTCGAAGAGAAGAGACGAAGCTGAAGacgcaaattttttttttctcttggtcaaaacgacgtcgttttggtaCCTTTCATTTAACCAAAACGGTTTCGTTTTGCTTAGTTTTAAACGACAGAAAGGCTTTTAACAATTGTACAAGTGAATCAAATTTCAACCTAGCATTCTGAATATTCTCTGCCTCCGTCATTCTCTCTGCCCTCTGCCCTCTGCCTCCGTGagtctctcttcctctccattGAAGATCAAAATTTTTGCTGCCTATAATTTGTCTATTTGAAACTTGAAGATTTACTTAGCTTTGAGGTTAGTCAActttaataatttttaataattgattttatttttgcatatatttgtttgattttagttGACTACATTCCATAAATTTGATTAATAGTTTCTGAGCATTTGTTGTATGTGTttgttggtgtttgttaaTATTAGTCATGAGTGGGAAATGGGTAGATGGAAGAGATAAAGCATGGAAATTTACAAAAACGATGGAAGGGGAGAAATTTTTTATGTGTATTTTCTGTAATCAAGTATGCAGTGGCACTATTTCTAGACTTAAGCATCATTTAGCAGGTATTTCGGGTGGTATGAAAGCTTGTAATAAAGTCCCTTCTGATGTGAAGAATGAGTATCAATTAGCTATAAAAGACTTTAAGGATTTGAAAGTTAAGAGATGTGCTATGCTCCGTGAGATTGGGGAAGGAATTGGTGGTGGAAGTGATAGTATAGATTCTTCATTAGAAGAATGTGGGAGTAGTGCTGCTCAACCAAAAATCAAAGGACCACTTGATAGTTTTGTGTCTTCTCAACCTAGGCAAACCGTATTGAATGAAGCTTACAAAAAAGAGTTAAGAAAAGAAGTTTGTCGGATGGTTGAGCGTTTTATATTTTCTAGGGTGCTTCCTTTTAATACGGTTAATGATCCATTTTGGTTAGCTATGGTAGAGGGAATTGCCAAGTGTGGTGTAGGGTTCAAACCTCCTTCTATGCATGAATTAAGGACTTGGATTCTTAGGGAAGAAGTTGAAGATATTGATAAGTATTTGTTAGAGCATAAGAAAGCTTGGGAGAAGTATGGGTGTTCTATCATGTCGGATGGTTGGACCGATGGAAATGGTAGAGTActtcttaattttcttgtgaaTAGTCCGGCGGGTACTTTCTTTTTGAAGTCCATTGATGCATCCGGTAGTGTAAAAAATGGTAGTTTAATGCTAAAGTATTTAGATGAAGTGGTTAGAGAAGTTAGGAAAGAGAATCTAGTTCAAATAATCGCCGATAATGcatcaaattataaaaatgcgGGCCTTGGACTTATGCAAAGGAGGTTGAAGTTGTGGTGGACTCCATGTGTAGCACATTATATTGAGCTTATGCTTGCAAGTGCTAAGAAAGTGGTGAAGTTTCTCTATGGTCACACTTGGGTCCTTTCTCTCATGAGAGAATTCACAAACAACAGTGAGATCATTCGTCCGGCGGTAACTCGATTTGCAACTGCCTTTCTCACCCTTCAAAGTATCTATAACCAAAAACAACCTCTTCAAATGATCTTTAACAGCAAGAAGTGGATTGATGGTCCTTTTGTAAAAAGTCATGAAGGCATAGGGGCTCGTGCAATTGTTCATTTTGAAAATAACTTTTGGAGTAATGTTGCATTTTGTGTGAAGGGTGTGATGCCATTAGTGTGTGTTTTGAGGGAGGTTGATTCGGAGGTAAGACCTGCTATGGGCTACATATATGAATTAATGGATGCCGTAAAGGAGAAGATTGCATTTGGATTAAAGAAGAACCCTAGACATTATCAACCAATTTGGAACAAAATTGATGCAAGGTGGACTCCTCAACTACATCAACCTTTACATGCTGCCGGATATTTTCTAAACCCTCAACTACATTATGAAGACAACTTCTCAACTGTTTTAGAAGTCAAGAAATGATTGCATGGATAGAATGATGTCATTTGAGGATCGGCTAAGGGCTGATATCCAATTGGAGATGTTTGATAAATGCCTTGGAGAGTTTGGAAGTAAGATAACAATACATTCCAGGAAGCTAAGAAGTCCAGGTAATGCCTCATATATTATTCTTTATAATACAATTgtctatattttattatttacaacttaaatataatttatattttcagcGAGTTGGTGGGAGCGTTTTGGAGAGGCAACACCTGAGTTGACAAAGTCTGCTATCCGTGTACTTAGCCTAACATGTAGTGCCTCTAGTTGCGAGAGGAATTGGAGTACATTTGAGTCGGTAAGGAATTGCTTAATCATTACCAATTTATATAATCAGTAGCATATTTATGTCatctaaatttatttttatgtttgttttaGATTCACACTAAGAAAAGGAACCGACTTGAGCACAAAAGATTAAATGCATTGGTTTATGTTAAGTACAACTCTTTACTAAGGGAAAGAAAAATTAGAAGACGAGTGAAGAAGCTTGATCCCATTTTAGTGGAAGAAATCGATTCCGATGATGAATGGATATCAAGGGTGGAAGATCCTATATTGCCAAATGATCTCTCTTGGCTTGAAGAAGGTGTGTTTGAGGTGGAAGCTATAAGGAATGTACCGATTGAATGTTATGAACAAAATTTGTCAACTAGAGTTCCTATATGTGTAGAGCCACTAGATGAGCCAACAATAAATGATGTTCCTTTGTCGGATGATGACATGAGATTTGATGAGCCCTCTTACGCACCTTCTTCTAAAAGGAAGAATGTTGAAAGTTCAAGTAAGTACTTTCTTATTCATCCTCatgttatttaatttgtttagaaTATACGTATCAATCTATATTTATACTAGTACGTTTTTTTTAGGTAAagaaaaatccaaatccaagaagaaaataaaaacattgtATTCATTACTTAGGAATgaagatgagattgaagaccTTACTTTACATCCACATATTGATGCATTGAACATTGATGATTGTAATGATATTCATGTGGGTGTAAGTGGATATGACGATGAAGATTGAACGCATTGAAGTGTAGCTGTTGCATTTAATTTAGTATGACTCTATATATTAATTCTATAATTTGATTAGAACCTTATTTTGGATGAATGTTATGGTTATAATgacatatttacatattttgaaggatattcatattatttgaaaatgtattgtattaaattaatatttgtTGGAAAGACGATCGCCTTAAATCGCATTTGCACGCTGATGCTCTCGCCCTGTGAGGCTTGACCAAGTCGCCTTCGCTTTCGCATCTGAAAACATTGATTTTTACCCGGTGGGAATTGCGAGAAAccgacaaaaaaaaaggaactcATACTCGGCAACCAAATCCCTAGATTTCAGTCATAAAACCAAATCCCTTGAATTAAACTTTCTTTAGAACAAGGGAGACATACTCAGCAACCAGAAAACCATTAGAAAAAAGGGGCTTCAGACCCCTTCTAGGATTTCTGTCATAAAACCAAATCCCTCAAATTATACTTCCCTTTCCAAAACACTTTCTGTAGTGATCCACATTTATAGAAGTTTGCTTTCTCATCCTGTTAAAGAACTTTGTTCAAGATTGATTATAAGAACTTCCAAAATTGACGACCTTTTGAAGGCAGCACAGGAACAAGACCAGTGAATTTAGGAAGAGAAGGGTAAAGCAGTCACTTAACACCAGAACCAACACTGTGCTCAAAGCTTAGAACAACATGATAAAGGATAAACTGGTAGAGACATCATTTTTGAAATCTTGCTATAAATTCTTACCAGCACTGGTCATGACCGGGCGGAGGGGTGAAGACGTTCCAGCGGAGGCTGCACATAATACAGATTCAAAGATGTCTTGTTAAAACAGATTCAAATGTCAATACACTTGAGTACTTTACTTCTCTGTTCAAAAAACATTTCGGTGGATAAATAAGTTCTTACCATCATCGGAGATTCTCAGGGGTGAAGATTCATGCTGGACGGGGTGGGAGGATGGAGACGTTTCAGCAGGGGCTGCACCTAACACAGGTTCAAAGATGTCTTGTTAAAACAAATTCAAATGTCAAAACATTTGACTACTTTACGTTCAAAACATTTCGGTGGATATACAAGCTCTTATGATCCATGAAGCAGTCCGCAAAAGTTCCATTTATCACATGCTCGGCAGAGCCGGAGGGTGAAGACGCTGTAACATGGGCTGCACATAGATTCAAATGTTTTGACTACTTTACGTTCAAAACATTTCGGTGGATATACAAGCTCTTACCAATATTATGTTCCATGGAGCAGTCCGCAAAAGTTTCATTTACCACATAACATTTGACGACTTTACTTCTctgttgaaaaaaaattgactacTTTACGTTCAAAACATTTCGGTGGATATACAAGCTCTTACCAACATTATGTTCCATGGAGCAGTCCGCAAAAGTTTCATTTACCACATTCTCGGCAGGCCTTGAGGGTGAAGACGCTTCATCACGGGCTGCACATAATACAGATTCAATTTCATTTACCACATTCTTTCTCTTGCGTAGGGTTAAAGAGAAAGAATGTCTATCTTCAATTTTCTGTAttagttaaaaaaaatgaattttacATTGGATAAGCAGGTAAAACCTTTTATGATATTTTGTGTTGTAAGTTGGTGCCCATCTAcatcattattattttttttttctcgctCACGGTCTTGGCAACCTAACCTTGGATGAAACTAAGAGTGTCTCTAttagttttaaaaataaaacaattttaCTTAAGATTAAAAGCAAAATTTTTTATGAACTTCTGCGTAACATCCTTCATATTGAGTTTAATGCTGTTTTCCTAACTGTTGCATATTGAGAATAATGAATGGTGTGTCTGATATCTTTTTGGGTATGATGGAAACGAAAACTGAGAAAATGAGATATATTGTTCTTTTTTACTGACCTCCAGTAATGTTTACTAGAGGGTAGTAAACCTGTTTGCTTTGGTATAAGGGCAACGAAATTGAGAAGTAGAGATGTAGTGCTGTTGTTTACTGAACCACAGTAAtgtttactgggggtagtaaacTTGCTTGCTTTGGTATGAATGTGAAAAATTGGTGTGTCTAATATCTTTCTGTGTATAATGGCAACAAAATTGAGAAATAGAGATGTAATGCTGTTTACTTGCTTTGGTatgaatgtgacaaattggTAACTGAACAAGTTTATAGTTTTTTGAATACTCTTATTGCATAACTTTTGAGTCATATCTTGCTGCAATACTCGGAAAATACCATGTAGTGTTCAATATAATTGTTCTCTTCTATATAATTGTTGTTCAGATTGTTCTTAACACCTATTGGATTGGTGAGTGTGGTTCTAATACCTAGAATTAAATTATGCTTTGTTTTTGTAGAATCTAAATGGCGCATGTAACTAAATCGAGTGAACACATTAACAATCTCAATCATTGGAAACCATCTGAAGCGGTCATCCATGCAGTACCTGGGATGGGGCTGGAGTTCTTCAAGAATTTAAAGCATGATGTCGCTCATGATTTCAGATTATTAAGAGCAATTATTCCCCATTATCGACCTGTGGATAGAGCTTTTGTTTTCAATGGAGGCGTTACATTAGTTTATAGCTTGAAGGATGTGTTCTATCTCACTGGTCTGCCAATTAGTGGCAAACCAGTGGTTGGGTGTGCCAAGCAAGCGCGTACACTCTTTAAGGACGCATTTAATATGGAGCCGTCTAAAGAGGTATTTTCTGGCAACAAAATCCGACTGAAGTGGTTGAGGGATCACTATAAAAATCAAGTATTAGAGAAGGATTCTCCAGATTTTAGAAGGCATGTGAaagcatatatattatacttTATAGGCTCtttttgtaacgaccctaaaatttcgagtataaaaactcaaaatttcaaagtcgttaaacactaaacaatttcaatgaaatcgaaatcatttaaatgccacagcggatcatctctgagttcaaaatacaactcagtcaaatcgattattacaaaccaaattataattcaacattataataaatggaaatgaataatcct
This genomic interval from Argentina anserina chromosome 1, drPotAnse1.1, whole genome shotgun sequence contains the following:
- the LOC126785989 gene encoding uncharacterized protein LOC126785989 is translated as MEHNVGAAPAETSPSSHPVQHESSPLRISDDASAGTSSPLRPVMTSAVDSFSSPRPKPDAFVFLSELIGSDNVVQENVYKRNMRDAKRKWASKDRNNALKKMKL